One part of the Aurantibacillus circumpalustris genome encodes these proteins:
- a CDS encoding PorP/SprF family type IX secretion system membrane protein, whose product MKKIITISFILFQLQFVVAQDIQFTQFYSAPMYLNPAFAGANACSKITLIYRNQWPGISSVYKSQLLSIDHGIKNSNVGIGLTFGRDEAGAGDLTTTIINPVISYQAKINKTSAIRFGLQPGFGFKKVNVNNLVFGDQIYRGGNVSTVESLGQKKSYFDLAVGAIYINSNYWAGISANHLTVPNESFYNNPFNKLPIKYSVHAGAKFDLSKDEKERRDKKYISPAINYRAEGKYDQIDIGFYFSKHIFTTGLWYRGIPGLKSYKKGYANNDAIAIILGIQTERISIGYSYDLTISNLSTVSKGAHEITMSFQLCNPKKRKTKLVLISCPKF is encoded by the coding sequence ATGAAAAAAATAATTACTATATCATTTATTCTATTTCAATTACAATTTGTAGTTGCTCAGGATATTCAGTTTACACAATTCTATTCGGCACCTATGTACCTTAACCCTGCATTTGCCGGTGCTAACGCTTGTTCTAAAATAACACTCATCTATAGAAATCAATGGCCTGGCATTTCAAGCGTTTACAAATCCCAATTGCTTTCAATTGATCACGGAATTAAAAATAGTAATGTTGGGATAGGTCTCACTTTTGGAAGGGATGAAGCCGGTGCAGGAGATTTGACAACAACTATTATTAATCCAGTTATTTCTTATCAAGCAAAAATTAACAAAACTTCGGCAATAAGGTTCGGCCTTCAACCCGGATTTGGGTTTAAAAAGGTCAATGTTAACAACCTGGTATTTGGTGATCAAATTTATCGCGGAGGAAATGTTAGTACAGTTGAATCTTTAGGTCAAAAAAAATCATACTTTGATCTTGCAGTAGGTGCTATTTATATAAACTCAAATTACTGGGCCGGCATTTCTGCTAATCATCTTACAGTTCCTAATGAGTCATTTTATAACAACCCATTCAACAAACTACCTATTAAATATAGCGTTCATGCTGGTGCTAAATTTGACTTAAGTAAAGATGAAAAAGAAAGGCGCGATAAAAAATATATTTCCCCTGCAATAAACTACAGGGCAGAAGGCAAATATGATCAAATAGACATCGGTTTTTATTTTTCAAAACACATTTTTACTACTGGCCTTTGGTATAGAGGTATTCCAGGTCTTAAATCTTACAAGAAAGGTTATGCGAATAATGATGCTATCGCTATTATTCTAGGGATTCAAACAGAGAGAATTAGTATTGGCTACAGTTATGACCTAACAATCTCTAACCTTTCAACGGTTTCAAAAGGAGCGCATGAAATTACCATGTCGTTTCAACTATGTAACCCTAAAAAAAGAAAAACGAAACTCGTTCTTATATCCTGTCCAAAATTTTAA
- a CDS encoding gliding motility-associated C-terminal domain-containing protein, translating to MYFQKTYLLIAAIFLTKQFSAQSIGGTTTGASLYCDSINSGFISLTNFNGAIVHWEMSTNNGQNWTHLLNTTSTQSYNRLKKTTSFRAIVQDGTAQADTSSISTLTVYVAGNAGILTGGGAFCEDAGNGQISLSSAPGPILYWQYSVTNGSNWIKINSTSTPLTYSSITESSLYRVVVKTVDGCPDDTTSTIVFKIQPKTIPGNILNADSVCYGEAGDTLHLSDFSGKLLNWFSSIDNGSNWTQLSDTTTYITYTTVTKSFWYKATVKNGICPMETTTPAIVALYNTNPANAGEDVTITRHEKITLRGSGNGFASWNNPEFLSDRSNFNPTADPMNTTNYVLTLKDLHGCITKDSVTVNVIVPIPTAISPNGDGVNDYFEIDKIDTYPNNSLIIFNRWGKQIFNASPYNNSWNGKSEGGHDLPDDQYYYVFDFGNGEKPVTNYILIKR from the coding sequence ATGTACTTTCAAAAAACATATCTTCTCATTGCTGCGATTTTTTTAACAAAACAATTCTCTGCACAATCTATTGGTGGCACAACCACTGGAGCGTCGTTGTATTGCGATTCAATAAATTCAGGCTTTATTTCTTTGACCAACTTTAATGGTGCTATTGTTCATTGGGAAATGTCAACAAATAATGGTCAAAATTGGACGCACTTATTAAACACTACATCCACACAAAGTTATAATAGACTCAAAAAAACAACAAGCTTTAGAGCCATTGTTCAAGATGGCACTGCTCAAGCAGACACTTCATCCATTTCAACACTTACAGTTTATGTAGCTGGAAATGCTGGTATTTTAACAGGTGGCGGTGCTTTTTGCGAAGATGCAGGCAACGGTCAAATTTCTTTATCTTCAGCACCAGGTCCAATTTTATACTGGCAATACTCTGTCACCAATGGCAGCAACTGGATAAAAATTAACTCTACTTCTACCCCACTAACTTATTCCTCAATCACTGAAAGTTCTTTATACCGAGTGGTAGTTAAAACGGTTGATGGTTGCCCGGATGATACTACTTCAACCATTGTCTTTAAAATTCAACCGAAAACAATTCCCGGAAATATTTTAAACGCTGATTCCGTATGCTATGGTGAGGCTGGCGATACCCTGCATTTATCAGACTTTTCAGGAAAATTACTTAACTGGTTTTCTTCAATAGACAATGGTAGCAATTGGACTCAGCTTTCTGATACAACTACTTACATAACTTACACTACCGTTACAAAATCATTCTGGTACAAGGCCACAGTCAAAAACGGCATTTGTCCAATGGAAACAACAACACCGGCAATAGTTGCTTTATACAACACTAACCCAGCTAACGCGGGTGAAGATGTTACAATTACACGTCATGAAAAAATTACATTAAGAGGATCAGGAAATGGTTTTGCTTCGTGGAATAATCCCGAATTCTTAAGCGATCGGTCTAATTTTAATCCCACTGCAGATCCCATGAACACTACAAACTATGTTCTTACCTTAAAAGACCTTCATGGCTGCATTACAAAAGATTCTGTAACCGTAAACGTTATTGTTCCAATCCCAACAGCAATAAGTCCTAACGGTGATGGCGTAAACGATTATTTTGAAATTGACAAAATAGATACTTATCCTAATAACTCACTCATTATCTTTAATCGTTGGGGGAAACAGATATTTAACGCTAGTCCATACAACAACAGCTGGAATGGAAAATCTGAAGGTGGTCATGATTTGCCGGATGATCAATACTACTATGTATTTGATTTTGGCAACGGCGAAAAACCAGTTACTAATTATATTCTGATAAAAAGATAA
- a CDS encoding PorP/SprF family type IX secretion system membrane protein: protein MKLLIRYILLTLPFLLTQVGSAQQDPMYSQYMFDKMLINPAFAGSSNWVVATLKYRNQFMGINGHPTTQTFNIHAPIQKKHIGVGLKIVNDKMSILSNLNVAAQLSYHLNFAGGKLSAGIEAGIYNKKINYQDLILSGRGDNAIPSISSSALVPDASFGIYYQKKQFYAGLSNYHLIKKSFNFNGAEASQAHLYKHFYFLVGNVFTLTKDITIEPSMLMKIQPSSSVQFDFNTLVYYKDRVGAGIQYRAGDAFVTMLRVNITESLRISYSYDLTVSKLSPYAKGAHELVISYGIKLPPPPTQKEIHPRYYF from the coding sequence ATGAAATTACTTATACGATACATCCTATTAACGCTCCCCTTTTTGTTAACCCAAGTGGGTAGCGCACAACAAGATCCTATGTATTCACAATACATGTTCGACAAAATGCTTATCAATCCTGCATTTGCTGGAAGTTCAAACTGGGTGGTAGCCACACTAAAATACAGAAACCAATTCATGGGAATAAATGGACATCCTACCACTCAAACATTTAATATTCATGCTCCCATTCAAAAAAAACACATAGGTGTTGGCCTTAAAATTGTGAACGATAAAATGTCTATTCTTTCTAATTTGAATGTTGCGGCACAATTATCCTATCATCTTAATTTTGCCGGCGGAAAATTATCAGCAGGAATTGAAGCAGGTATTTATAATAAGAAAATTAATTACCAGGATCTTATTTTAAGCGGCCGTGGAGATAACGCTATTCCTTCCATTTCTTCTTCAGCTTTGGTACCAGATGCGTCCTTCGGAATTTATTATCAAAAAAAACAATTCTATGCTGGCTTATCTAACTACCACTTAATTAAAAAATCATTTAATTTTAATGGAGCAGAAGCCTCTCAGGCTCATCTCTACAAACACTTTTACTTTTTAGTTGGTAACGTATTTACACTTACAAAAGACATTACAATAGAACCTTCTATGTTAATGAAGATACAACCATCATCTTCCGTCCAGTTTGATTTCAACACCCTGGTATATTATAAAGACCGCGTTGGTGCCGGTATTCAATACCGTGCAGGTGATGCGTTCGTTACTATGCTCCGTGTAAATATTACTGAAAGTTTACGAATTTCATACTCTTACGACTTAACGGTATCTAAATTATCTCCTTACGCTAAAGGTGCTCATGAGCTTGTTATTTCTTATGGAATAAAATTACCTCCGCCTCCAACGCAAAAAGAAATTCACCCACGTTATTATTTTTAA